The Stratiformator vulcanicus genome has a segment encoding these proteins:
- a CDS encoding DinB family protein translates to MTTIETIKAALELCYNWTHRLAADCKDIALTFPTPNGGNHPMWVVGHAAHASAGLLSLIDGRPNPYAEWDAIFQGGTQPVADPTKYPPYEEVLAAYEASHRALIEYVDSIDESKLDDPPAVVMEAFADNPDFKTIGRLLLFIAMHDMSHRGQLADARRAAGRGPLDF, encoded by the coding sequence ATGACAACCATCGAAACGATTAAGGCAGCGTTGGAGCTTTGCTACAACTGGACCCACCGGCTGGCCGCGGATTGTAAGGACATCGCGCTGACCTTCCCGACACCCAACGGAGGGAACCACCCCATGTGGGTCGTCGGCCACGCGGCTCACGCGAGTGCGGGGCTGTTATCCCTGATCGACGGCCGACCCAATCCGTATGCCGAATGGGATGCGATCTTTCAGGGCGGCACGCAACCGGTCGCTGACCCGACCAAATATCCGCCGTATGAAGAAGTGCTCGCCGCCTATGAGGCGAGTCACCGTGCGCTGATCGAATACGTCGATTCGATCGACGAGTCGAAACTCGACGACCCGCCGGCGGTCGTGATGGAGGCCTTCGCCGACAATCCGGACTTTAAGACCATCGGCCGGCTGCTGCTGTTCATCGCGATGCACGACATGTCGCACCGCGGCCAACTCGCCGACGCCCGCCGGGCCGCCGGTCGCGGACCGCTCGACTTCTGA
- a CDS encoding ArsR/SmtB family transcription factor, producing MPTLDATFSALADPTRRAILRRLSKGERSVTELAEPFDMTMPAITKHLKVLEKAGLIERGRKAQTRPCRLAAEPLREAQEWIDQYRRFWEQSFDRLDDYLKELQQNEGSDERTGRRKK from the coding sequence ATGCCAACACTCGACGCGACATTCTCCGCACTCGCCGATCCGACTCGCCGAGCGATTCTGCGCCGACTGTCAAAGGGGGAACGCTCGGTAACCGAACTCGCCGAGCCGTTCGACATGACCATGCCGGCGATCACCAAGCATCTTAAGGTGCTGGAAAAGGCCGGCTTAATTGAACGCGGACGGAAAGCGCAAACGCGTCCGTGCCGACTGGCAGCCGAGCCGCTGCGTGAAGCGCAGGAGTGGATCGACCAATACCGCCGGTTCTGGGAACAGAGCTTCGACCGACTCGATGATTACTTAAAAGAACTTCAACAAAACGAGGGCAGCGATGAGCGTACCGGCCGCCGGAAGAAGTGA
- a CDS encoding MBL fold metallo-hydrolase, which translates to MLEIRHLNCGWLQSGSNPRASCHCLLLQQGERLVLIDSGIGLKDIADPEGRIGREMLDIAGFQFHEELTAYRQIEAMDLNPAGVTHVVLTHGDPDHTGGLADFPDATVHLSAEELAAIEAGDFRYPPAQFEHRPRWRAVGPSEQHWFEFEARPLDLGLDGSVQLIPLFGHTLGHCGVAIQSDSGWLFYIGDAYFLRGELTDPDHPVGKLSAQRAVNDPQRRTTLETLKRLHRDHSDEITMFGYHDETEFSFKS; encoded by the coding sequence ATGCTTGAAATTCGCCACCTGAACTGCGGCTGGTTACAGTCGGGGTCCAATCCACGCGCCTCATGCCATTGCCTGCTGTTGCAACAGGGCGAGCGGCTCGTGCTGATCGACAGCGGCATCGGCCTGAAAGACATTGCCGATCCCGAGGGCCGTATCGGCCGGGAGATGCTCGATATCGCCGGTTTTCAATTTCACGAAGAGCTGACCGCCTATCGTCAGATTGAAGCGATGGATCTTAATCCGGCGGGCGTGACCCACGTCGTCTTGACTCACGGCGACCCCGATCACACCGGTGGTCTCGCCGATTTCCCCGACGCGACAGTGCACCTTTCCGCCGAAGAGCTCGCCGCGATTGAAGCGGGCGATTTTCGGTATCCGCCGGCGCAGTTCGAGCACAGGCCGCGGTGGCGAGCCGTCGGTCCGTCGGAGCAGCACTGGTTCGAGTTTGAAGCGCGGCCGCTCGACCTGGGGCTCGACGGCTCCGTGCAGTTGATCCCACTTTTCGGCCACACGCTCGGCCACTGCGGCGTCGCCATTCAGAGTGATTCCGGCTGGCTGTTTTACATCGGCGATGCCTACTTCCTCCGGGGCGAGCTCACCGATCCCGATCACCCCGTCGGCAAACTCTCCGCGCAACGCGCCGTGAACGACCCGCAGCGTCGCACGACGCTCGAAACGCTTAAGCGACTGCATCGCGACCATTCCGATGAAATCACGATGTTCGGCTACCACGATGAAACCGAGTTTTCGTTCAAGTCTTAG
- a CDS encoding outer membrane protein assembly factor BamB family protein, translating to MSLRLILPSALIALLATTALAADGLPDGAGDNWHRWRGPNGDGTAAEGATPPIRWSETENVKWKTKIPGSSYATPIVWEDRIYMLTAVDTGRKPSRPVKPVSGYQSAAMPTTLFDFKVLALDRNSGEIIGETVCTTQVPHEPGHKSTAYVASSAITDGEHVYAFFGSRGLYCLDTRGEIVWKKDFGKQETRAAFGEGATPALYGDTIVVPWDHEGPDFIAALDAKTGEEKWRVNRDEQTTWVTPLIVPPSNYKSGDRVQVIMNASNRTRSYDLATGEEIWECGGQASNPIATPVTDGENVYCMTGYRGYAVVAIPLDSKGDITGSEQIAWSETYSAPYVSSPVLYEGTLYFPKSRDAILTVLNARTGVPIVRQMRLPGLDTTYASLAAANGHIYIPGRNGTTLVLKHGDRPQIVAENNLPGGIDASPVIVGKQLFLKAGADLYCFED from the coding sequence GTGAGTCTTAGACTGATCCTGCCGTCCGCCCTGATCGCACTCCTTGCCACAACCGCCCTCGCCGCCGACGGCCTTCCCGATGGTGCCGGGGACAACTGGCATCGCTGGCGCGGGCCGAACGGTGACGGGACCGCAGCCGAGGGGGCGACGCCGCCGATTCGTTGGAGCGAGACCGAGAACGTCAAATGGAAAACGAAGATCCCCGGCAGCAGCTACGCCACGCCGATCGTGTGGGAGGATCGCATCTACATGCTGACCGCCGTCGATACGGGCCGAAAGCCGTCGCGACCGGTGAAACCAGTGAGCGGCTATCAGAGCGCCGCGATGCCCACCACGTTGTTCGACTTTAAGGTCCTCGCACTCGATCGCAACAGTGGCGAAATCATCGGCGAGACCGTCTGCACCACGCAGGTGCCGCATGAGCCGGGGCACAAATCGACCGCCTACGTGGCGTCTTCGGCGATCACGGACGGCGAACACGTCTACGCGTTCTTCGGCTCGCGCGGCCTCTACTGCCTCGACACCCGCGGCGAGATTGTCTGGAAGAAAGACTTCGGCAAGCAGGAAACACGTGCCGCCTTCGGCGAAGGGGCAACGCCCGCGCTCTATGGCGACACGATCGTCGTGCCGTGGGATCACGAAGGCCCTGACTTCATCGCGGCCCTTGACGCAAAAACCGGCGAGGAGAAATGGCGAGTTAACCGCGATGAGCAAACCACATGGGTGACGCCGCTGATCGTCCCGCCTTCCAATTATAAAAGCGGCGATCGCGTGCAGGTCATCATGAACGCCTCCAATCGCACGCGTAGTTACGACCTCGCCACCGGCGAAGAGATTTGGGAATGCGGCGGACAAGCCTCCAACCCCATCGCCACCCCCGTGACCGACGGCGAAAACGTTTACTGCATGACCGGATACCGAGGCTACGCGGTGGTCGCGATCCCCCTCGACTCCAAAGGCGACATCACCGGCTCCGAACAGATCGCGTGGTCCGAAACGTACTCGGCCCCCTATGTCTCCTCGCCGGTCCTCTACGAGGGCACCCTCTACTTTCCCAAGAGCCGTGACGCGATCTTAACAGTCCTGAATGCCAGAACGGGCGTACCGATCGTCCGCCAGATGCGGCTCCCCGGCCTCGACACGACCTACGCCTCCCTCGCCGCCGCCAACGGCCACATTTATATCCCCGGCCGCAACGGCACGACCTTGGTCTTAAAACACGGCGACCGCCCCCAGATCGTCGCCGAAAACAACCTTCCCGGCGGCATTGATGCCTCCCCGGTGATCGTGGGGAAGCAATTATTTCTTAAGGCAGGGGCGGATTTGTATTGCTTTGAAGACTAA
- a CDS encoding VOC family protein, giving the protein MSKTLIQPYLMFGGRCDEALEFYQRAIGAEVQTVMRFSESPEPPEMPLPPGWDNKVMHAAFKVGESLLMCSDGMSTEVDFKGITLALSLPMVEEVGQKFNALAEGGKIEMPLRETFYSPKFGMLSDRFGIGWMLLVYSDEQDDG; this is encoded by the coding sequence GTGTCGAAGACTCTGATTCAGCCGTATCTCATGTTCGGCGGGCGTTGTGATGAGGCGCTGGAATTCTATCAGCGGGCGATCGGGGCGGAGGTGCAGACGGTGATGCGGTTCAGCGAAAGTCCCGAGCCACCGGAAATGCCGCTGCCGCCCGGTTGGGATAACAAGGTCATGCACGCCGCATTCAAAGTGGGCGAGTCGCTCCTCATGTGCTCGGACGGCATGAGCACCGAAGTCGACTTCAAGGGAATCACGCTCGCCCTCTCGCTGCCGATGGTGGAAGAGGTTGGGCAGAAATTCAACGCCCTGGCCGAGGGCGGCAAGATCGAAATGCCGCTGCGAGAGACGTTCTATTCACCGAAGTTCGGAATGCTCTCCGACCGGTTCGGCATCGGATGGATGCTGCTGGTGTACTCGGACGAGCAGGATGATGGTTGA
- a CDS encoding SRPBCC domain-containing protein, protein MADLPQASETTLVLTRVFKAPRELVWKAFTEAEHLEKWWGPRGFTTRVEELDFRVGGKTRYVMTGPDGAEYPVEGVFQEIVPNERIVSTDEFAEDFHHPELGELPEGMVVTFLFDELDEKTRLTLRIDHPSVESRKQHEDMGVVAGWHSSFDGLDEYLASTLENQT, encoded by the coding sequence ATGGCTGACCTGCCGCAAGCTTCGGAAACGACGTTGGTGCTCACGCGAGTCTTTAAGGCCCCGCGGGAGTTGGTGTGGAAGGCCTTCACCGAAGCTGAGCATTTGGAGAAATGGTGGGGGCCGCGCGGCTTCACGACACGTGTCGAAGAACTCGACTTCCGCGTCGGCGGAAAGACCCGGTACGTGATGACCGGCCCCGACGGGGCCGAGTATCCGGTCGAAGGCGTCTTTCAGGAGATCGTTCCCAACGAGCGGATCGTCAGCACCGACGAGTTCGCCGAAGACTTTCATCACCCCGAGTTGGGCGAGCTCCCCGAAGGAATGGTGGTTACTTTTTTATTCGACGAACTCGACGAAAAGACTCGGTTGACACTCCGGATCGATCACCCGAGCGTTGAGAGCCGGAAGCAGCACGAAGACATGGGCGTCGTCGCCGGTTGGCATTCCAGCTTCGACGGCCTCGATGAGTACCTCGCCTCGACTCTGGAGAACCAAACATGA
- a CDS encoding YybH family protein gives MRHAQEKRAIEAVIGRWCETLSARDLDGLMELYAEDFVLYDAIPPYVSRGLAAYRQNWEQCLPYFPDEFGFDIREKEIEISDGLAVVHFILNFTSPEENHPATQTWMRATSCLRKTDTGWKYFHDHVSVPFNPETMAAVTDYEPN, from the coding sequence GTGCGACATGCGCAGGAGAAGCGCGCCATCGAAGCGGTCATCGGCCGCTGGTGCGAGACCCTTTCCGCCCGCGATCTCGACGGTCTCATGGAACTCTATGCCGAAGATTTCGTGCTCTACGACGCGATTCCGCCTTACGTCTCACGGGGACTGGCCGCGTACCGTCAGAATTGGGAGCAATGCCTGCCTTATTTTCCCGACGAGTTCGGCTTCGATATTCGTGAGAAGGAAATCGAAATATCGGACGGCCTCGCCGTGGTGCATTTCATTCTAAATTTTACGTCGCCTGAAGAAAACCACCCTGCCACGCAAACATGGATGCGGGCCACGTCATGTCTGCGGAAGACCGACACCGGTTGGAAGTATTTTCATGACCACGTCTCCGTGCCCTTTAATCCCGAGACGATGGCCGCCGTCACCGACTACGAGCCCAATTAA
- a CDS encoding SRPBCC family protein translates to MSVPAAGRSETDELTLRMERTFDAPRELVWAAWTQREHISKWWCPEDFKVTSAQNDCTPGGSWRCGMQSPEGEQHVCGGVYRAVVPPLRLIFTMAWEDEHGELDQATTATVTFEEVGDQTLMKFEQTGFASTHVRNEHHDGWSGAFENLKYLLSRTLLLTRNFDAPRELLYEVWTKPEHQVHWCVPLDYEIISCEDDARAGGTYRCGIRAADGNEYWMSGCYQEVVPREKLVSTFALEDEQGRPGHESIVTVRFEDHDGGTRLTFLQMLFENAAGRDAHHKGMLSTFVKLESYLGRLRVTA, encoded by the coding sequence ATGAGCGTACCGGCCGCCGGAAGAAGTGAAACGGATGAGCTGACCCTTCGCATGGAACGGACGTTCGACGCTCCGCGGGAACTCGTCTGGGCCGCATGGACGCAGCGAGAGCACATTTCAAAGTGGTGGTGCCCGGAAGACTTTAAAGTCACTTCGGCACAGAACGATTGCACTCCCGGCGGCTCGTGGCGTTGCGGCATGCAATCACCGGAAGGGGAGCAGCATGTCTGCGGCGGAGTTTATCGAGCGGTCGTTCCGCCACTGCGATTAATCTTCACGATGGCATGGGAAGACGAACACGGCGAACTGGACCAAGCGACGACCGCAACCGTGACCTTCGAAGAGGTCGGCGATCAAACCTTGATGAAATTCGAACAAACCGGCTTCGCCTCGACCCATGTCAGGAACGAGCACCACGACGGTTGGAGCGGGGCCTTCGAGAACTTGAAATATCTGCTGTCACGGACGCTCTTGCTGACGAGGAACTTCGACGCTCCGCGAGAACTGCTGTACGAAGTCTGGACCAAGCCGGAGCATCAGGTCCACTGGTGCGTCCCGCTCGACTACGAAATAATTTCCTGCGAAGACGACGCGCGAGCGGGCGGGACCTACCGGTGCGGCATCCGCGCCGCCGACGGCAACGAGTATTGGATGAGTGGCTGCTATCAAGAGGTCGTTCCGAGGGAGAAGCTGGTCAGCACCTTCGCACTCGAAGATGAACAGGGCCGGCCGGGTCACGAATCGATCGTCACCGTGCGGTTCGAAGACCACGACGGCGGGACCCGGCTGACGTTCCTACAGATGCTGTTCGAGAACGCCGCCGGCCGCGATGCTCATCACAAGGGCATGCTGAGCACGTTCGTCAAGCTGGAAAGCTATCTCGGACGGCTTCGCGTGACCGCCTGA